From a single Silene latifolia isolate original U9 population chromosome 6, ASM4854445v1, whole genome shotgun sequence genomic region:
- the LOC141588116 gene encoding uncharacterized protein LOC141588116 — MRGVMRFRKRGKLSQKFIGAYEILDKVGEVAYCLALPPALDRVHNVFHVSQLQKYVRDPSHVLEAEPIELDDALTYVETPKEILDRKVRKIRHGETVLVKILWSNHQVEEAIWEAKEALK; from the coding sequence ATGAGGGGTGTGATGAGATTCAGAAAGAGAGGAAAGTTGAGCCAAAAGTTCATCGGGGCTTATGAGATATTGGATAAAGTCGGGGAAGTGGCCTACTGTTTAGCACTTCCCCCGGCACTTGATCGTGTTCACAATGTATTCCACGTGTCTCAATTGCAGAAGTACGTAAGGGATCCTTCTCACGTCCTAGAAGCGGAGCCAATTGAATTGGATGACGCCTTAACCTATGTGGAAACTCCTAAAGAAATATTGGACCGGAAAGTAAGGAAGATAAGACACGGGGAAACGGTGTTGGTGAAGATTTTGTGGTCTAATCACCAAGTAGAAGAGGCTATATGGGAGGCAAAGGAAGCATTGAAATAA